In Falco biarmicus isolate bFalBia1 chromosome 5, bFalBia1.pri, whole genome shotgun sequence, a single genomic region encodes these proteins:
- the RAD52 gene encoding DNA repair protein RAD52 homolog isoform X2, whose amino-acid sequence MPESQGKDSESYISSNNSSTSNSVACFGQYQYTASEYQAIQHALRQRLGPEYISSRHAGGGQKVCYIEGHKVISLANEMFGFNGWAHSVTQQNVDFVDLINGRFYVGVCAFVKVQLKDGSYHEDVGYGVSEGLKSKALSLEKARKEAVTDGLKRALKCFGNALGNCILDKDYLRAVNKLPRQIPPELDLVKAKRQDSEPEIEKARYNSCLERQNAGGRRHCEMTSDCKPGQPEAAVVTVDQKQPNSSRNTGSFAFECDATYQRKLRQKQLQQQFREQMEKKNQVPVVTPSSKQATPDPPVKHSTPAEAQQEPAIEEFFADDPELWDVSLETIDLKVMGHKMADPSAGQRTPETPRGHHGMTTRSRTPHRMNYHKASARLAQLQPSATTMSNNSSCANQQTSECSPHRSQSLKKRRLQPI is encoded by the exons ATGCCTGAAAGTCAAGGGAAAGACAGCGAAAGCTATATCAGCAGCAATAATTCCAGCACTAGCAATTCGGTTGCTTGCTTCGGACAG TATCAATACACAGCAAGTGAATATCAAGCTATCCAGCATGCTCTTCGTCAAAGACTAGGTCCAGAATATATCAGCAGTCGGCACGCTGGAGGAGGACAAAAG GTCTGTTACATTGAGGGTCACAAGGTAATCAGTCTGGCCAATGAGATGTTTGGCTTCAATGGCTGGGCTCACTCAGTCACTCAGCAGAACGTTG ACTTTGTTGACCTCATCAATGGCAGGTTCTATGTGGGGGTCTGTGCATTTGTGAAAGTTCAGCTTAAG GATGGATCATACCATGAAGACGTGGGGTATGGAGTCAGTGAAGGCCTAAAGTCTAAGGCCTTGTCCctggaaaaggcaagaaaggaagCAGTAACTGATGGACTGAAGCGGGCACTCAA gtGCTTTGGGAATGCTCTTGGGAACTGCATCCTAGACAAAGACTACCTACGAGCTGTGAATAAGCTTCCACGTCAG ATACCACCTGAGTTAGATTTGGTCAAAGCTAAAAGACAGGACTCTGAACCCGAAATAGAGAAAGCAAGATACAATAGCTGTTTGGAAAGGCAGAACGCAGGAGGGAGACGGCACTGTGAGATGACATCTGATTGTAAGCCTGGTCAGCCAGAAGCTGCTGTAGTGACAGTAGATCAGAAACAGCCAAATAGTTCTAG AAATACAGGCTCCTTTGCTTTCGAGTGTGATGCCACTTACCAGCGGAAATTGCgacaaaagcagctgcagcaacagTTCCGGGAacagatggagaaaaagaatCAGGTTCCCGTAGTTACTCCTAGCAGCAAACAGG CAACACCTGATCCTCCTGTAAAGCACAGCACCCCAGCAGAAGCACAACAGGAGCCAGCAATAGAAGAGTTCTTCGCAG ACGATCCTGAACTTTGGGACGTTTCCTTGGAGACCATTGATCTTAAGGTAATGGGTCACAAAATGGCAGACCCATCAGCAGGACAGCGGACACCTGAAACACCACGTGGACATCATGGAATGACTACTCGTAGCAGGACGCCTCACAGAATGAATTACCACAAAGCTTCTGCTAGACTTGCTCAGTTGCAGCCATCTGCTACAACCATGAGCAACAACAGCAGCTGTGCCAACCAGCAGACCTCAG AGTGCAGCCCCCACAGAAGTCAAAGcttgaagaaaaggaggctaCAACCTATATAA
- the RAD52 gene encoding DNA repair protein RAD52 homolog isoform X1: MPESQGKDSESYISSNNSSTSNSVACFGQYQYTASEYQAIQHALRQRLGPEYISSRHAGGGQKVCYIEGHKVISLANEMFGFNGWAHSVTQQNVDFVDLINGRFYVGVCAFVKVQLKDGSYHEDVGYGVSEGLKSKALSLEKARKEAVTDGLKRALKCFGNALGNCILDKDYLRAVNKLPRQIPPELDLVKAKRQDSEPEIEKARYNSCLERQNAGGRRHCEMTSDCKPGQPEAAVVTVDQKQPNSSRSRNTGSFAFECDATYQRKLRQKQLQQQFREQMEKKNQVPVVTPSSKQATPDPPVKHSTPAEAQQEPAIEEFFADDPELWDVSLETIDLKVMGHKMADPSAGQRTPETPRGHHGMTTRSRTPHRMNYHKASARLAQLQPSATTMSNNSSCANQQTSECSPHRSQSLKKRRLQPI; the protein is encoded by the exons ATGCCTGAAAGTCAAGGGAAAGACAGCGAAAGCTATATCAGCAGCAATAATTCCAGCACTAGCAATTCGGTTGCTTGCTTCGGACAG TATCAATACACAGCAAGTGAATATCAAGCTATCCAGCATGCTCTTCGTCAAAGACTAGGTCCAGAATATATCAGCAGTCGGCACGCTGGAGGAGGACAAAAG GTCTGTTACATTGAGGGTCACAAGGTAATCAGTCTGGCCAATGAGATGTTTGGCTTCAATGGCTGGGCTCACTCAGTCACTCAGCAGAACGTTG ACTTTGTTGACCTCATCAATGGCAGGTTCTATGTGGGGGTCTGTGCATTTGTGAAAGTTCAGCTTAAG GATGGATCATACCATGAAGACGTGGGGTATGGAGTCAGTGAAGGCCTAAAGTCTAAGGCCTTGTCCctggaaaaggcaagaaaggaagCAGTAACTGATGGACTGAAGCGGGCACTCAA gtGCTTTGGGAATGCTCTTGGGAACTGCATCCTAGACAAAGACTACCTACGAGCTGTGAATAAGCTTCCACGTCAG ATACCACCTGAGTTAGATTTGGTCAAAGCTAAAAGACAGGACTCTGAACCCGAAATAGAGAAAGCAAGATACAATAGCTGTTTGGAAAGGCAGAACGCAGGAGGGAGACGGCACTGTGAGATGACATCTGATTGTAAGCCTGGTCAGCCAGAAGCTGCTGTAGTGACAGTAGATCAGAAACAGCCAAATAGTTCTAG GAGCAGAAATACAGGCTCCTTTGCTTTCGAGTGTGATGCCACTTACCAGCGGAAATTGCgacaaaagcagctgcagcaacagTTCCGGGAacagatggagaaaaagaatCAGGTTCCCGTAGTTACTCCTAGCAGCAAACAGG CAACACCTGATCCTCCTGTAAAGCACAGCACCCCAGCAGAAGCACAACAGGAGCCAGCAATAGAAGAGTTCTTCGCAG ACGATCCTGAACTTTGGGACGTTTCCTTGGAGACCATTGATCTTAAGGTAATGGGTCACAAAATGGCAGACCCATCAGCAGGACAGCGGACACCTGAAACACCACGTGGACATCATGGAATGACTACTCGTAGCAGGACGCCTCACAGAATGAATTACCACAAAGCTTCTGCTAGACTTGCTCAGTTGCAGCCATCTGCTACAACCATGAGCAACAACAGCAGCTGTGCCAACCAGCAGACCTCAG AGTGCAGCCCCCACAGAAGTCAAAGcttgaagaaaaggaggctaCAACCTATATAA